In Fusarium oxysporum Fo47 chromosome VII, complete sequence, the following proteins share a genomic window:
- a CDS encoding phosphatidylserine decarboxylase-domain-containing protein, producing the protein MFSVSAFFHNVLNYLLSWVHPNAHWGWLSCNRKTGQLEREIIPLGKKLKLLFLFNHITEWIDTTHAMRLYIHNKSLEKGKKEASPASKEQISKFVDYYSINMDDFDPSDINEYKTFEDFFARAHKAGSRPIHRADDALTAVVVADSRVVTYESVAETKKIWIKGHDFSITNLVMDTQVGSKYENAAVASFRLSPQDYHRYHSPVTGKIKLFRSIPGDYYQVDPVALQSQVDILTRNRRAYAIIETAEFGDVLFVAIGATNVGSVVIHEQFQKGGVQVKKGDELGHFQFGGSSIIVAFQEERIKFDNDLLQLSKQRIQVSVEVGMSLGRATRSTRRGDMSPEPTYAEVADPNA; encoded by the exons ATGTTCAGTGTTTCGGCTTTCTTCCATAACGTCCTCAACTATTTGCTTTCATGGGTACATCCA AACGCCCACTGGGGATGGCTGTCTTGCAATCGCAAA ACTGGGCAACTCGAGCGGGAGATAATCCCGCTCGGCAAaaagctcaagctcctcttccTGTTCAACCATATTACTGAATGGATTGATACGACACACGCCATGCGACTTTATATACACAATAAGTCCCTAGAAAAGG GTAAGAAAGAGGCATCTCCAGCATCCAAGGAGCAAATTAGCAAATTCGTTGATTATTATAGTATCAACATGGATGACTTTGACCCTTCGGATATTAATGAGTATAAAACATTCGAAGATTTCTTCGCCCGAGCGCACAAAGCCGGCTCAAGGCCGATCCACCGGGCTGATGATGCATTAACCGCGGTCGTTGTGGCCGATTCAAGAGTTGTCACGTACGAATCAGTTGCAGAAACAAAGAAGATTTGGATTAAAGGCCATGATTTTAGCATTACCAACCTCGTCATGGATACACAAGTCGGTTCAAAGTACGAAAACGCAGCCGTTGCCAGCTTTCGTCTATCGCCACAAGACTATCATCGATACCACTCACCTGTGACCGGCAAAATCAAATTATTTCGGAGTATTCCCGGCGACTATTATCAAGTCGATCCTGTTGCTTTACAGAGTCAAGTAGATATCTTAACGAGAAATAGAAGGGCGTATGCCATCATCGAGACGGCTGAATTTGGCGATGTCTTGTTTGTCGCCATCGGAGCAACGAATGTGGGATCTGTCGT CATACACGAGCAATTTCAGAAAGGTGGCGTACaggtcaagaagggtgaTGAGCTGGGACATTTTCAGTTTGGCGGCTCTTCCATTATTGTCGCATTCCAAGAGGAGAGGATTAAATTTGACAACGATCTGTTGCAGTTAAGCAAGCAGCGTATTCAAGTCTCAGTCGAGGTTGGTATGAGCTTGGGTCGTGCAACCCGTTCAACCCGGCGAGGCGATATGTCTCCCGAACCTACGTATGCTGAAGTTGCAGATCCAAATGCTTAA